Below is a genomic region from Vicia villosa cultivar HV-30 ecotype Madison, WI unplaced genomic scaffold, Vvil1.0 ctg.001522F_1_1_3, whole genome shotgun sequence.
TGCCCATTTGATCTCCACGTGTACTCATAAAAACGGCTTGGTCGTATCCACTAACTTCGACTTCGACTGACTTGCAACCAAACCACTAAATCTCTAAGATTTTCTTCTAAGTATGAAGCATCTTTGAATTCGACCATTTTTGATCTCGTCGAAGGTCATTTGACCATATTTCTTTTCTAGGTCACAATGAATTGGTTATAAAATGCTATTCTTTActctctttgaaacaagattatAAGTGTTACAAGATACTAGATAACCTCTTTGACCCTAATTAGGATTTACCATGTGCAATAATGAAAGACTACCATGTTGTTTATAAGAAAACTAACACACAAAATTAATGGACTTTTACACAGAGGTCCATTACACAGAGTACAAGAAACACATAGAGAGCTACAACTTGGCACAAGTACAAGtccatagaaaaacaaatataagatataaataaaataatatagagaGCATTAAGTAACTAGGCTAGATTACATGAAAAAGTTAAAcccaaacaaacaaaataaaaggcCACTCATTCTATATCTATAATTTCTTACCAACATTGCTGTCCCCGGCCAATATAGAATTTAATTGGTCTTATAAGACATATTTGGAGCACTTATTGTCCGACTTTTTTTCGAACTGGTGTTTGCCACAGGACGAGGACCACCGGTGTTGTAAGTCAATCCTTCTCTCGTCtgttttgaagtttgattttcCTTAACATTACTGGATTTCTTCTCTTTTGAAGGAGGTTTTGAGTAACTcatattattttttgttgaaCTCATTGTATATGGtaatacaaaaattatattttgtttagaTATATACATATGAGTCATGAAATGGCCTTTTATGAAGGTAACAGATCAAACTACTCTCTTCTGATATATATTGACTTGCAAAGGATTTGTTGCAAAAGTAATTTTGGGTTACAAAGAGAGGGTCTTTATATAGAGACCAGGGAAACATAAATAGACATAATATTTAATGATTAACTATTTCCTATGAGAGTTTGTCTGCCCTAGAGAATCTGTCTTTTGGCTTTCCAAGATCgcatttaaatttatccaacaaAACTCCCCCATAAATTAAATGCTCCTTCGATCAATTAATCCCAGCATCATCTTGCCTCTGTCGAATAGCTCCTTCGACaatggttttgtaaaaatatccgCAGCTTGATTCTTGCTTGCCACATGCTTCAGTTCGACGCTTCCATTTTTCACATGTTCACGAATGAAATGAAAACGTACGTCGATGTGTTTACTTCTTTCATGATTCACTGGATTCTTCGCCAGTTCGATTGCTGATTTGTTGTCGACTTGCACTATGGTTGCATTTTCCTGCTTCTGCTCTAACTCACATAACAATCTTCTAAGCCATATAGCATGGCATACACACCATGATGCAGCCACGTATTCTGCTTCGCATGTTGACAGTGTTACAATTGGTTGCTTCCTTGAGAGCCATGTGAAAGCAGTGTTTCCCATAAAGAATACATATCCTGATGTGCTTTTTCGATCGTCTACATCTCCGCACCAATCGTTGTCGGAGTAACCTGTTAGCTTGTAATCTTCTGTTTTTGAGTAAAACATTCCATGTGACACAGTTCCTTGGATGTAACGAAGAATTCTCTTCAAAGCTTTCCAGTGTGTGTGAACTGGTTCTTCCATAAAACGACTCAAGATTCCGACACTTAGGGAAAGATCTGGTCTAGTGCATGTGAGATATCGAAGACTTCCGACCAAGCTTCGAAATTTGTTTGCTTCGACACGTTCCCCCCCATCAAATTTTGAAAGCTTGACTCCTGGCTCCATTGGTGTCGAGATTGGATTGCAACCTTCCATTTTGAACCTCTTCAGAATGTCCTTTGCATATTATTCTTGTGATACAAAAATTCcagtttcttcttgtcgaacttccagaccaagaaagaaaCTCATCCGACCTAAGTCCGTCATCTCAAATTCTCGTGTCATTCGACCTTTGAATTCTTCGATCATTTGATCACTGTTGCCCAGGAAAATCAAGTCGTCGACATAGAGAGCAACGAACAGTATATCTCCTTTATTCTTCTTCACATACAGGGCATGTTCATAGGGACATTGTTGGAAACCATTTTCCTTGAAGTAAGTATCAATGCGTGTATTCCATGCCCGAGGTgcctgctttaatccataaagtgcTTTCTTGAGTCTTAGCACTTTTCCTTTGCTTTCGTCTCTCATGTATCCTGGTGGTTGTTcgacatagacttcttcttcgagcacaccattcaaaaatgctgacttgacatccatttgaaatattgGCCATTTGAACTGAGCAGCTTGAGAAATCAGCAGTCGAATTGTCTCCATTCTTGCAACTGGTGCGAATACTTCATCatagtcaattccttccttctgcCTGTATACTTTTGCCACAAGTCGCGCCTTGTACCTTTCGACTTTTCCTTCagcattcatctttttcttaaaCACCCACTTCACACTAATGGTTCGACTTCCTTTTGGTAACTCTGCTAGTTCCCAAGTTTTGTTGTGTTCGATAGCTTTAATCTCTT
It encodes:
- the LOC131635638 gene encoding secreted RxLR effector protein 161-like, producing the protein MEGCNPISTPMEPGVKLSKFDGGERVEANKFRSLVGSLRYLTCTRPDLSLSVGILSRFMEEPVHTHWKALKRILRYIQGTVSHGMFYSKTEDYKLTGYSDNDWCGDVDDRKSTSGYVFFMGNTAFTWLSRKQPIVTLSTCEAEYVAASWCVCHAIWLRRLLCELEQKQENATIVQVDNKSAIELAKNPVNHERSKHIDVRFHFIREHVKNGSVELKHVASKNQAADIFTKPLSKELFDRGKMMLGLIDRRSI